One window from the genome of Salvia miltiorrhiza cultivar Shanhuang (shh) chromosome 7, IMPLAD_Smil_shh, whole genome shotgun sequence encodes:
- the LOC130996264 gene encoding uncharacterized protein LOC130996264 isoform X1: protein MKSMLFRTGSGPIPVQAPPASASPRLSVSVSLHAEASIRRSASESNIIRSEMRTLSRHRSRSFSSLRIPEMENEHCGSDAGGGMNKNRKSGGSGSGSGGGAERSDVGAYYREMIKSNPTNSLLLRNYGRYLHEVEGNVVKAEEYYGRAILASPGDGEVLSLYGKLIWETQRDEGRAKSYFTQAIQASPHDSMVLGSYAHFLWEADEEECEDDEETETGVAPVLPTMVKAF from the exons ATGAAGTCCATGCTTTTCCGAACCGGTTCCGGTCCCATCCCGGTCCAAGCCCCGCCAGCCTCCGCTTCACCGCGCCTCTCCGTCTCTGTGTCCCTGCATGCGGAGGCAAGCATCCGCCGCTCCGCTTCAGAATCGAACATCATCCGCTCGGAGATGCGGACGCTGAGCAGGCACCGCTCGCGCTCCTTCAGTTCGTTGCGGATACCCGAGATGGAGAACGAACACTGCGGCAGCGACGCCGGCGGAGGAATGAATAAGAACCGCAAGTCCGGCGGCAGCGGCAGTGGCAGTGGTGGCGGGGCTGAGCGGAGCGACGTCGGAGCTTATTACCGGGAAATGATTAAGTCCAATCCGACCAACTCTCTGCTCTTGAGAAACTACGGCAGATACTTGCATGAG GTGGAGGGAAATGTGGTGAAAGCGGAAGAATATTACGGGAGGGCGATATTGGCGAGCCCAGGAGATGGAGAAGTGCTTTCGCTATATGGGAAATTAATATGGGAGACTCAGAGAGATGAAGGCAGAGCCAAATCTTATTTCACTCAAGCCATTCAGGCTTCCCCTCACGACAG TATGGTTTTGGGTTCTTATGCACATTTCTTGTGGGAAGCCGATGAGGAAGAATGCGAAGATGATGAAGAAACAGAGACTGGAGTAGCACCAGTACTTCCAACAATGGTCAAAGCATTCTGa
- the LOC130996264 gene encoding uncharacterized protein LOC130996264 isoform X2 — MKSMLFRTGSGPIPVQAPPASASPRLSVSVSLHAEASIRRSASESNIIRSEMRTLSRHRSRSFSSLRIPEMENEHCGSDAGGGMNKNRKSGGSGSGSGGGAERSDVGAYYREMIKSNPTNSLLLRNYGRYLHEVEGNVVKAEEYYGRAILASPGDGEVLSLYGKLIWETQRDEGRAKSYFTQAIQASPHDRIQTNDLVNTRHTHLRAL; from the exons ATGAAGTCCATGCTTTTCCGAACCGGTTCCGGTCCCATCCCGGTCCAAGCCCCGCCAGCCTCCGCTTCACCGCGCCTCTCCGTCTCTGTGTCCCTGCATGCGGAGGCAAGCATCCGCCGCTCCGCTTCAGAATCGAACATCATCCGCTCGGAGATGCGGACGCTGAGCAGGCACCGCTCGCGCTCCTTCAGTTCGTTGCGGATACCCGAGATGGAGAACGAACACTGCGGCAGCGACGCCGGCGGAGGAATGAATAAGAACCGCAAGTCCGGCGGCAGCGGCAGTGGCAGTGGTGGCGGGGCTGAGCGGAGCGACGTCGGAGCTTATTACCGGGAAATGATTAAGTCCAATCCGACCAACTCTCTGCTCTTGAGAAACTACGGCAGATACTTGCATGAG GTGGAGGGAAATGTGGTGAAAGCGGAAGAATATTACGGGAGGGCGATATTGGCGAGCCCAGGAGATGGAGAAGTGCTTTCGCTATATGGGAAATTAATATGGGAGACTCAGAGAGATGAAGGCAGAGCCAAATCTTATTTCACTCAAGCCATTCAGGCTTCCCCTCACGACAG GATTCAAACCAACGACCTTGTCAACACAAGGCACACACATTTACGTGCTTTGTAG
- the LOC130996264 gene encoding uncharacterized protein LOC130996264 isoform X3 — protein MKSMLFRTGSGPIPVQAPPASASPRLSVSVSLHAEASIRRSASESNIIRSEMRTLSRHRSRSFSSLRIPEMENEHCGSDAGGGMNKNRKSGGSGSGSGGGAERSDVGAYYREMIKSNPTNSLLLRNYGRYLHEVEGNVVKAEEYYGRAILASPGDGEVLSLYGKLIWETQRDEGRAKSYFTQAIQASPHDSGRRSPERKVHTL, from the exons ATGAAGTCCATGCTTTTCCGAACCGGTTCCGGTCCCATCCCGGTCCAAGCCCCGCCAGCCTCCGCTTCACCGCGCCTCTCCGTCTCTGTGTCCCTGCATGCGGAGGCAAGCATCCGCCGCTCCGCTTCAGAATCGAACATCATCCGCTCGGAGATGCGGACGCTGAGCAGGCACCGCTCGCGCTCCTTCAGTTCGTTGCGGATACCCGAGATGGAGAACGAACACTGCGGCAGCGACGCCGGCGGAGGAATGAATAAGAACCGCAAGTCCGGCGGCAGCGGCAGTGGCAGTGGTGGCGGGGCTGAGCGGAGCGACGTCGGAGCTTATTACCGGGAAATGATTAAGTCCAATCCGACCAACTCTCTGCTCTTGAGAAACTACGGCAGATACTTGCATGAG GTGGAGGGAAATGTGGTGAAAGCGGAAGAATATTACGGGAGGGCGATATTGGCGAGCCCAGGAGATGGAGAAGTGCTTTCGCTATATGGGAAATTAATATGGGAGACTCAGAGAGATGAAGGCAGAGCCAAATCTTATTTCACTCAAGCCATTCAGGCTTCCCCTCACGACAG TGGAAGAAGGAGTCCAGAAAGAAAAGTGCACACTTTGTGA